The window TTCGTATCGTAGCGAACCGGCGCAATGTCGGCGTACGTCTCCTCGCGGGAAAGGTGTACATTGACGGCTGCCTGCCCGGTTTCGTCCGTTTCGCGGAGAAGGCGGGGCAGGTCGCGGTAGGCATCCGGCCCCACCACGAGATCGACGAGTTGCTCCTGCTCCAAGAGTCTGGTGCGCAGGCGCTCGGCCATGCATCCGAGCACACCAAGCCGAACGGGAGACGAACCTGATCCGTGGCCGTTCGAGGAGAGGCCTCTTCCGGCGCGTTTACGCCCCTGGAAATCCCGCAAGCGGCGGCGCACCTTCTGCTCCGCGTTTTCCCGGATGGCGCACGTGTTCAGCAGAACCACATCCGCCTCTGCTTCATTCCGGGTAAGCCCGAACCCGCTTTGCCGGAGCACGGACGCCACAATCTCGGAATCCGAGACATTCATCTGACACCCGTACGTCTCGATATATACCCGGCGATGCCCCTCGACCTCGACAGCGGTCGTACGCGCCTTGTCGATATCCTCGCCGGCCCGGGACGCAGCGGCCCGGGAAGCGGACATATGCTCCCTGCCGGGCGTCTTGCCCGGATCATCCAGAATTTCGATATCGGAAATCAGATCCATGGCCGCTTTCTACAGGGCGGGTGAGCGCAAAAAAACGACAGAACGGTCAAACGCCGAAACAAAAGGATGGTTCGAAAAGCGCCTGTCAGGAAATGCGGCGCAGCTACCGGTTTCGACCCGTTTCCAGCCCCCTCGCGATATATTTGCCGACCATATCGAACTCCAGATTGACCCGACCGCCCACTTCCCAGGATCCCGCATTGGTCAGTTCGGACGTATGCGGGATAACCGACACGGTAAAGGTTTCTTCGTCAAGACGCGCCACCGTGAGCGAAATGCCGTCCACGGCCACGGATCCGGCAGGAACAAGCAGGTGCGCACAGGCCGGATCGAATGCGATACGACACAAAAAACTGTCGGGCCGGCGTTCGATGGACACAACCGTTCCTGTCCCGTCCACATGCCCCTGCACCATATGCCCGTCGAGGCGCTGGTCCGGCTGCAGGGCGCGTTCGAGATTGACGCTGCTGCCCGGAACCAGTGCGCCGAGGGTGGTTTTGGCAAGAGTTTCCTCGACCGCCGTGGCCTCGAACGTTCCGTCGCCGACCCGGGTTACGGTCAGGCAAGCCCCGTTGACCGACACGCTCTGATCGACCCGGAGTTCGCCGGCGAACGAACAGGCGATGGTGAGCCGCCTCCCGCCTTCAAGAGGCTCCACAGCCTGGAGATGTCCCTGTTCCTCGATGATCCCCGTGTACATAACCTGATTCGAGTTTTCGATAGTGCGGCGATGACCGTAAGGGCGCCGCTGTATAGTGTTAACAGGCCCTAATCTTCCGGCGGCGCGTCGAGCGATCGCCGGTATCCCTTGAACACCATGTCCTCCCCGACGGATTCCCACGCGTGCTCCACGAAGGTCAACGCTTTTTCAAGGTCTTCGCGACCGATCCCCTCAATCGAAACAGGACCCGCCCCCAGCACCTTCGGCGCAAGAAACAGAAACAGGCGGTCCACGAGGTCCTCCCGCAGGAGGGATGCGGCAAGTGCAGCGCCCCCTTCGACGAGCAGGGACTGAAGCGGAAGTCCTTCGCGGCCCGCATCGCGGCCCAGCGCTTCGAGCATGGCGCCGAGTTCCAAAACGCCGTCCCGCTCCGCTACGCGCATCACGCGCCCCCCGGACCCGACCAGTGCTTCCTCATAGGGAATACGGGCCGATTCGGCTACTACCACGATCGTCTTTTCGGCCTGATCATCCGTAAAAAGTTTCAGATCGCCGGGAAGACGCCCGGTGCGGTCCAGCACGATGCGCGCGGGATGGCGCCCTTCGACATGCCGCACGGTCAGGGAAGGATTGTCTTGCCGGGCCGTCTCCGTGCCCACGAGGACGCCATCGGAGGTGGCTCGCCAGTGATGCACCAGCCGGCGGGAAGAATCGCCCGATATCCATCGGGAGGCGCCTGATGCGCCGGCGATCCGGGCATCGAGCGTCTGGGCCATCTTCAAGGTAATCAGGGGACGCTTCGTCCGGATATGGTGCATGAACGCCTCATTGAGCCGCTTGCATTCGGCCTCCAGCACGCCTTCAATCACCTCTACGCCCTGTTCGCGCAGGCGGTCTACGCTACTGCCGGCCGCCTTCAAATTCAAAAACGGGTCTCGCGCCCCGACCACTACACAGGGAATGCGTTTTTCGAGAATGAGATCGACGCACGGCGGTGTTTTCCCGTGGTGCGAACACGGCTCCAGGTTGACGTACAGGATGGCGTGCTCCAGCGCATCGCTGCCGTAGCGCCGCTCGGCGTCCCGGATAGCGTATACCTCTGCATGGGGACCACCATATTCGTGGTGCAGCCCCTGGCCAAGCAGCGTGCCGTCGGTCCCGACAAGCACCGCGCCCACCATAGGATTGGGGCTGACGAGCCCGGCGCCCTGCCGGGCCAGTTCCAGGCAGGTGGTCATCCACGTTTCGTGTGTAGGATCCGTCATATCGCTTCGGATTCGTGGCGCAACCGGCTACCCCTTGTCATGAGACGCGAGGCAACCGTGCATGGCTGAATATACGGGTGAAACGGAACCGCAGGGGAGCGGAAGCATTGACGCATGAGAATTTGCAGATCGTGGTGCAGGATCCGAATCCGATGGGGCGCACCGTATCCTACTCCGGCAGGTTCCCGCGCCTGCCCAACCCGTAGTAACAGGTCCGCAAAACCACACCCTGCCCTGTAGCTCAATTGGCAGAGCACCTGACTCTGGATCAGGGGGTTCCAGGTTCGAATCCTGGCAGGGCAGCAGAAAACTCACCGCACCGCTTCGTGCACGATCCGGGCAATCCCGGCCCCGACCTGCGAAGCAACGGCGTGGTCGTCGAATCCTTCCGTCAGAATGACCAGCACATACGACGGGGCATGCTCCGGATAGACGATCGCCGCGTCGTGGACGATGCCCGTAATCCAGCCTGTCTTGTGGGCAACCCGCGCCGTGCCCGGCAGTCCCGCCGGAATCATCTCATTGAATTCCTGATCCAGCAGGATATCCCTCATCGCTTCGCTGGCTGCGGGTGAAACCGCCTCGTTGCGGCGTATGGCGTCGAGCAGCACGGCGAGGTCCGAGGCGGTGGCCGTATTATTCAGCCCCTGTTCGAACGCCTTGATGTCTTCCACACCGCGCAGCACGCGCATCGTCCGCGTCCCCATGCCCTCCATGGTGCGCTGCACCGAGTCGGCCTGCACCAGTTCGATGATCAGGTTCGTGGCAAGGTTCGAGGACACCGTGATCATACGCTCGGCAAGATCACGGATCGGCAGCGAGCGCCCGAGGTGTTCGTAAAGCGCGTCGTCGGAGTCGTCCACGATGCGGAACGGCGAACCGTCCACGATCGACGTAAAATCGTTTTCGACCCGTAGGGAATCATCAAGAGAAAACCGGTCCTCCGCAGCCTGCCGGTACACCTCGATCAGCACGGGTACCTTCATGGTGCTTGCGGCATGAAAAACCCGGTCGCCCTGTATCGAAAAGCGCGTGCCGGTTTCCGGATCGATCAGCGCCACGGCGATCTCCGCCTCCGGCCAGGCGGAAACGAACGATTCGATCTGTGCTTGCAGGGCCTCGGAAGAGGGGCGCATGTTCTGATCCTGTTGGATACATCCCGACGCCGTCACGCACAGCGCGGCGAGAAGCGTGTGTGCGAGGAAAACGGTAAACGGACCGGCATGGGGGTGCATGGTCATCAAAAATATTTCTGCACCACTTCCTCGGGCTGGTGCCGGTCCGGGGTGCGGACGATATCCGAGTAATCGAACTCCATCGGCATACGGGTTTCGGCGGTCAGGGGGTGCGGGTCGCCGGCTTCCTGTTGCGCAGTCTCGAGAAGCCTCATCAGGCGCGTCTGCTCCTCGGCGTACGCCGGATCGTCCGCAAGATTGCGCAGCTCGTACGGGTCCGCATGCAAGTTGAAAAGCTGCGTATAGTGAATTCGGGGATAACGGATCAGCTTCCATCGATCTTCCACCACGGCCCGGTGCAGATCCTCATAGGCCAGAAAAAGATGGTCCCGCGCAGACGCATCCTCCCCCTTCCACAAGGCGGATAAATCCTGCGCATCCACCCCGGCGGGCGCCTCGACGCCGGCCATGCCCAGCACGGTGGCGAACAGATCGTGCAAATACACGAGCTCGTGGGTTTCCCCCTGCGGAATACCGGGGCCCTGCACGACAAGCGGCGTCTTTGCGCTGTGCTCGTACAGGTTCTGTTTGCCGAGCAGACCGTGCTGTCCCACTGCAAGGCCGTGATCGGACGTAAACACGATCATGGTGTTTTCGGCAAGGCCCTGCGCATCCAGTTCGCTCAGGATCCGCCCGATTTCCTCGTCCATGTGCGTAATGAGCCCGTAGTACTCGGCAAGCTGGTCGCGTATCACGTCCGGGCGCCGGGGCCACCCCGCAAGCACCTCATCCCGAACGGTCATTCTTCCGTTATGGAACGGATGGACCGGCAGGTAATTGGGAGGCAGCGGCATGCTCGTTCCTGCATAGTCCGCCGCATGGCTGGCAGGCGGCGTCCGGGGATCGTGAGGTACGGTGAAAGACACATAGGCCAGAAAGGGAGTAGCCCGATCCGATGCGCCGTAATCCTTCAGAAAATCCACGGCCGCATCGGCGAACCGCGTCGTGGAAAAGCTCTGCGTTACGGGTTCCGTGAAGCTCCTGTCCGCCTGCAGATGCTCCAGCGGTACATTGAAATGATCGGCCATTCCCCCAAAGAACACGGCGTTGCCCTCCCCGAAACTTCGCGCGAACGACGAACGGCTCTGGTGCCATTTGCCCGTGCCGAATGTCCGGTAGTCCGCCTCCCGGAGGATTTCCGGGAACGTGCGTACGGAATCCAGATTGTCGTAGACACGGAACAGGCTGCGCCCGCTCATCAGCATCGCCCGGCTGGGCGCGCATACCGCGCCGTGGTGGGCGCCCATGTTGTAGGCCCGGCGGAACGAATACCCATCCTCGACGAGGCGATCCAGGTTCGGAGTACGGATATAGCCGTTGCCGTACGCGCCGATGGCGTCGGCCTGCAGATCGTCGGCGAAGAGAAACAGGATGTTAGGGGCGGAAGCATCCGGAGCGGTATCTACCGAACAGGCCGCGGCGAAAACGGCACAGAAAGCGAAAACGCCGAGGCGCAAAAAGAAACGGTTCATGTCAGTATGCGGGCAGGTCCCGGAAAGCGGGCATCTCCTGTCAGGGATGCAGGAAGGACTAAAATATGGGAATTATATACAAAAGTGCCGGAGCGTCAAGAAATGAAGCCGCATCCGAGCAATCCGAAACCGGGCCATCACTATCTGCCGAACCGGCGTGGAAAAACGGCGCGCGCAGACAACTGACCGTGCGAAACCGCTCAACATACTAAAACACACACAAATAACACTAATTAAGGTTAGTACTCACTACATATACACAATGATATATGTATATACAGTGAGTGTCGTGCTAAACCACTACGGGATGAGCGTTACGGGGGCTTACCGAAGTAGCCACCCACCACATATCCGGGTTTCCTGCGAAATACAAGAGCGCTCCCCGCGCGAATACGCAGGCAGGTTCCCTTTACAGAGTTTCCTGCGGGAAAGCCCGGATTCCTGACACGCTCAACTTCCGAGCGTCGGTCAGGTAATTCCCATAAAATTGTCTACCTCACCTCGATATGCCCGGTTATCCGGCCCAGCAGTTTGGCCGCGTACCACCCGGTCCGCTGCTGCAGCATTACCGTGTCGTCGGGACCGCCGAGCCGCAGGCACATATCCGTAAGCCGGCTTGCGGCGGAAACCTCTCCTTCGTAGGGATTGGCGGCGATCCAGTAGAGCACCTTGATCAATTCGTCTTCGGGATGCGCATTCGCCAGATGCTCGAATACGGCGTGCGGCACCCAGCGTTCGATCCCGCTCATCTGGTACATGTCCGGAACCGCCGCCACGAACAGCACATTGCGCGCCCGCTGCACAGGGTCCCCCGTCCAGGCCGGCGGCCATACCTCCAGATCGTAGACGATGCACCGTATCGTTTCCTCGATATCCGGATACACGGGCTCGTCCAGCGCGGCCACCGGGGCCTCCAGTCCCTGATCGTAGGGAAGGGCATCGAACCGGATGTCCCGGTCGATGTCCTCCATCGTCACCTCTTCCCAGGAATCGGGGTAGTCGATGGGCGGAGGGGGCGGGGGCGCCTCGACCACTTCTTCAGATACAGCATCTGCGGTTTCGGCGGCGATGGGCGGGACGGACGCTTCCGGCGCCGAATCCTCCGGTTCTGCTCCGACACCGACAGAATCCGCCACATCCTCCGCAACCGTAACCGAATCCGCCTGCGCCCCGTACACGTCAGAGGAGTCGTTCGTTTCTGCGCCGGAGGAACGAAGCACATCGGTCAGCGACGCTACCCCGTCGGCAGGCAATCGTCCCTGCGGCAGCGCGCGGCCCGTACCTTCCGCCAGCACGCCGACCAGCACCCATGCCGCAAGGGCAGCGCCCGCCCATACCTTGCCGCGCGGCGTACCGCCTCGCTCCCGCGTATCCCATCGAAACATCTTTGCCGAGGCAAGGCACCCGGCGGCGCCGATCAGCAGCAGGGCCAGCAGGCTGAAGCCCGCCTCGCCCAGGCCGCTTCCGTTCACCGTCACCTGTATCGCCTCGACCGCATAGCGACCAGGGAAAAAAGCGGACAGATGCTGCGCCCATTCGGGCAGGCTTTCAATACGCACGGCCACCCCGCCAATGATCAGCATCGGCAGGAAAATGGACTGCCCCAGCGCCTGTACGGCCGGCACCGTGTCGGCAAGCATGGCAATGACGAGGCCCAGCCCGAGAAAAGCGAAGGACACGAACGTGAAGGCGACCCACAGCCCGGCAACATGGTCAGGAAACGGCATGCCAATTACCATGGCCGGCACAAGCTGAAGAAGGGCGGCGGAAAGCAGGACCAGGTACCGGGCCGCAACCGTCGTCAGCACCAGGTGCAGCGTGGAAACGGGCGTTGCCCGGTACCGCCGCCAGACCCCCCGCTCCCGCTCGCCCACCATGGACGTGGGCAGGCCGAAGCAGGCCCCGCCAAGCGCCGTCACGGTAAGCAGTTCTCCCATGTGGTTCACAAGAGGCACCGGTTCGTGCCGGTAGAGCACAAGGAAGGCGACCAGAAAAATCAGCGGAAAAAGATAGCCGTAGATCAGGGCCATCCTGTTCCGGTAATAGAGGCGCAGTTCGATCAGAAAAGCGTACGTCATGCCAACGGCCCTCCATGCGATCCGCCCGGCGCATCGTCTTCTTCCTGCGTCAACTCGATAAGCACCTCCTCCAGCGTCGCCCGCCGGACATGCAGTTCGACGATCCCGACGCCCGCCGTTTCCAGCCGCTTCGTCAACTCGGAGAGGGCCCCGTGTACATCCTCCGACCGGAACCGGACCGTGCAGCCCGTCTGCTCCGGATCGCGCACGCCCTCGATCCCTGCGAAGGTCTCCGGGGGCAGCGGGGCGGACGTTTCCAAATGGACCGAAGGCGCCGTGCCAAGGCTGCCCATCAGGTCGCGGGGAGCGCCCTGCGCAACGAGTCTGCCGCGGTTCATGATCGCCACGCGGTCGCACAGGGTTTCCGCTTCTTCCATGTAATGCGTCGTGAGCAGCACGGTCCGCCCCTCCGCTTTCATGTCCAGAATACGGCGGTGCAGATCGCGGCGCGAAGAGGGATCCAGACCGGTTGTGGGTTCGTCCAGCAACACCACCGCAGGCCGGTTAACGAACGCCAGCGCCAGCGCCAGCCGCCGGCGCTGCCCCCCCGACAGGGTGTGAAAGGCCGCATCGGCCTGATCCTCCAGCGCGAACCGCTGCAAGAGCACACCGGCCTCTTCCGCCACCCGGTAAAAAGAGCCGAAGAGCCGGAGCGCTTCCCGGGGCGTTATTTTTTCCTGCAAGGCGTTCGTCTGAAGCGTCGCCCCGATGTGCTGCTGCATGTCGCGCGGATCTTGCCGGGCATCGATCCCGCCTATTTGCACCA of the Bacteroidetes bacterium SB0662_bin_6 genome contains:
- a CDS encoding riboflavin synthase; its protein translation is MYTGIIEEQGHLQAVEPLEGGRRLTIACSFAGELRVDQSVSVNGACLTVTRVGDGTFEATAVEETLAKTTLGALVPGSSVNLERALQPDQRLDGHMVQGHVDGTGTVVSIERRPDSFLCRIAFDPACAHLLVPAGSVAVDGISLTVARLDEETFTVSVIPHTSELTNAGSWEVGGRVNLEFDMVGKYIARGLETGRNR
- the ribD gene encoding bifunctional diaminohydroxyphosphoribosylaminopyrimidine deaminase/5-amino-6-(5-phosphoribosylamino)uracil reductase RibD; its protein translation is MTTCLELARQGAGLVSPNPMVGAVLVGTDGTLLGQGLHHEYGGPHAEVYAIRDAERRYGSDALEHAILYVNLEPCSHHGKTPPCVDLILEKRIPCVVVGARDPFLNLKAAGSSVDRLREQGVEVIEGVLEAECKRLNEAFMHHIRTKRPLITLKMAQTLDARIAGASGASRWISGDSSRRLVHHWRATSDGVLVGTETARQDNPSLTVRHVEGRHPARIVLDRTGRLPGDLKLFTDDQAEKTIVVVAESARIPYEEALVGSGGRVMRVAERDGVLELGAMLEALGRDAGREGLPLQSLLVEGGAALAASLLREDLVDRLFLFLAPKVLGAGPVSIEGIGREDLEKALTFVEHAWESVGEDMVFKGYRRSLDAPPED
- a CDS encoding serine hydrolase; the protein is MRPSSEALQAQIESFVSAWPEAEIAVALIDPETGTRFSIQGDRVFHAASTMKVPVLIEVYRQAAEDRFSLDDSLRVENDFTSIVDGSPFRIVDDSDDALYEHLGRSLPIRDLAERMITVSSNLATNLIIELVQADSVQRTMEGMGTRTMRVLRGVEDIKAFEQGLNNTATASDLAVLLDAIRRNEAVSPAASEAMRDILLDQEFNEMIPAGLPGTARVAHKTGWITGIVHDAAIVYPEHAPSYVLVILTEGFDDHAVASQVGAGIARIVHEAVR
- a CDS encoding sulfatase-like hydrolase/transferase; translation: MNRFFLRLGVFAFCAVFAAACSVDTAPDASAPNILFLFADDLQADAIGAYGNGYIRTPNLDRLVEDGYSFRRAYNMGAHHGAVCAPSRAMLMSGRSLFRVYDNLDSVRTFPEILREADYRTFGTGKWHQSRSSFARSFGEGNAVFFGGMADHFNVPLEHLQADRSFTEPVTQSFSTTRFADAAVDFLKDYGASDRATPFLAYVSFTVPHDPRTPPASHAADYAGTSMPLPPNYLPVHPFHNGRMTVRDEVLAGWPRRPDVIRDQLAEYYGLITHMDEEIGRILSELDAQGLAENTMIVFTSDHGLAVGQHGLLGKQNLYEHSAKTPLVVQGPGIPQGETHELVYLHDLFATVLGMAGVEAPAGVDAQDLSALWKGEDASARDHLFLAYEDLHRAVVEDRWKLIRYPRIHYTQLFNLHADPYELRNLADDPAYAEEQTRLMRLLETAQQEAGDPHPLTAETRMPMEFDYSDIVRTPDRHQPEEVVQKYF
- a CDS encoding ABC transporter permease produces the protein MTYAFLIELRLYYRNRMALIYGYLFPLIFLVAFLVLYRHEPVPLVNHMGELLTVTALGGACFGLPTSMVGERERGVWRRYRATPVSTLHLVLTTVAARYLVLLSAALLQLVPAMVIGMPFPDHVAGLWVAFTFVSFAFLGLGLVIAMLADTVPAVQALGQSIFLPMLIIGGVAVRIESLPEWAQHLSAFFPGRYAVEAIQVTVNGSGLGEAGFSLLALLLIGAAGCLASAKMFRWDTRERGGTPRGKVWAGAALAAWVLVGVLAEGTGRALPQGRLPADGVASLTDVLRSSGAETNDSSDVYGAQADSVTVAEDVADSVGVGAEPEDSAPEASVPPIAAETADAVSEEVVEAPPPPPPIDYPDSWEEVTMEDIDRDIRFDALPYDQGLEAPVAALDEPVYPDIEETIRCIVYDLEVWPPAWTGDPVQRARNVLFVAAVPDMYQMSGIERWVPHAVFEHLANAHPEDELIKVLYWIAANPYEGEVSAASRLTDMCLRLGGPDDTVMLQQRTGWYAAKLLGRITGHIEVR
- a CDS encoding ABC transporter ATP-binding protein, which encodes MHVFPENIPAGGKVCKSLLRFVPLYNIPSFPPMSAQVHVHDLWKAYGSVQAACGVTFDVAPGEIFGLLGPNGAGKTTTVECMLGLRQPDRGVVQIGGIDARQDPRDMQQHIGATLQTNALQEKITPREALRLFGSFYRVAEEAGVLLQRFALEDQADAAFHTLSGGQRRRLALALAFVNRPAVVLLDEPTTGLDPSSRRDLHRRILDMKAEGRTVLLTTHYMEEAETLCDRVAIMNRGRLVAQGAPRDLMGSLGTAPSVHLETSAPLPPETFAGIEGVRDPEQTGCTVRFRSEDVHGALSELTKRLETAGVGIVELHVRRATLEEVLIELTQEEDDAPGGSHGGPLA